One Brassica napus cultivar Da-Ae chromosome A1, Da-Ae, whole genome shotgun sequence genomic region harbors:
- the LOC111214153 gene encoding MLO-like protein 13: protein MAEEENSLEYTPTWVVAFICFIIVLLSLLAERGLHHLGKYLKRKKQDALFEALQKLKEELMLLGFISLMLTVSQTAIRHICVPPALVSNMFPCKKPLEEEHHAPETSHSLVFNTRHLLSTGASPDHCTNKGKVPLISVEALHHLHIFIFVLAVVHVIFCASTMVLGGARIQQWKRWEDNFKKIPSQKDASKPGHAHAHHAHAHALHELFNANHEFFKMHAGGFWRRSVVISWLRSFCKQFYGSVTKSEYIALRHGFIMTHCPTNPSFNFHKYMLRTVEMDFKKVVTISWYLWLFVVVFLLLNVGGWNTYFWLSFLPLILLLMVGAKLENIISSLAVDVCEKRNRGEQAVITPSDELFWFHRPEIVLQLVHFILFQNSFEIAFFFWILFTYGIHSCIMEKLGFLIPRLVMGVLVQVLCSYSTLPLYALVTQMGSKFKKGIFDDLVHSTLKVWLSDTRSKGESTSEARRMEIVPTIPESFNVQINEVMECDNP, encoded by the exons ATGGCAGAAGAGGAGAATTCACTTGAATATACACCCACATGGGTCGTAGCGTTTATCTGTTTCATCATCGTTCTCTTGTCCCTGCTCGCTGAACGTGGTCTTCATCATCTTGGAAAG TATCTGAAGCGTAAAAAACAAGATGCCTTGTTTGAGGCCTTGCAGAAACTTAAAgaag AACTGATGCTTTTGGGATTCATCTCGCTAATGTTAACGGTATCTCAGACAGCAATCAGGCATATATGTGTCCCACCAGCTCTTGTTAGCAACATGTTCCCTTGTAAGAAGCCATTAGAGGAGGAGCATCATGCTCCTGAAACATCTCATTCGCTTGTCTTCAATACACGACATTTGCTTTCAACAGGAGCAAGTCCAGACCATTGTACTAACAAG GGGAAGGTTCCTTTAATATCCGTTGAAGCGTTACATCATCTCCATATCTTTATATTCGTGCTAGCGGTTGTTCACGTCATCTTCTGTGCTTCAACGATGGTTCTTGGAGGAGCTAGG ATACAACAATGGAAGCGTTGGGAGGATAATTTCAAGAAGATTCCTTCTCAAAAAG ATGCATCAAAGCCTGGTCATGCTCATGCTCATCATGCTCATGCTCATGCACTTCACGAGTTATTTAACGCAAATCACGAGTTCTTCAAGATGCATGCTGGAGGATTCTGGAGAAGATCTGTTGTCATCAGCTGGCTG AGATCATTTTGCAAGCAGTTTTATGGTTCTGTCACCAAATCAGAATATATAGCTCTGCGACATGGGTTCATCATG ACCCATTGCCCCACAAACCCATCATTTAATTTTCACAAGTACATGCTAAGAACAGTGGAGATGGATTTCAAGAAAGTTGTGACCATAAG CTGGTATCTCTGGCTCTTTGTTGTCGTCTTTCTTCTGCTGAATGTAGGAGGATGGAATACTTACTTCTGGTTGTCTTTCTTGCCTTTAATA TTGTTACTAATGGTGGGTGCGAAACTGGAGAATATAATAAGTAGCTTAGCTGTGGATGTTTGTGAGAAGAGAAACCGTGGGGAACAAGCAGTAATCACACCTTCTGATGAACTCTTTTGGTTCCATAGGCCAGAGATTGTTCTCCAACTCGTCCACTTCATTCTCTTTCAGAATTCATTTGAGATCGCTTTCTTCTTCTGGATTTTG TTCACATATGGAATACATTCGTGTATCATGGAGAAACTAGGCTTCCTTATTCCACGGCTTGTCATGGG AGTGTTAGTCCAAGTGCTTTGCAGTTACAGCACATTGCCACTTTATGCTCTCGTTACACAA ATGGGTAGCAAGTTCAAGAAAGGGATATTCGACGATTTAGTACACTCCACACTGAAAGTATGGTTGTCAGATACAAGGAGCAAAGGTGAATCCACGAGCGAGGCTCGCAGGATGGAGATAGTACCTACCATTCCTGAGTCTTTTAATGTCCAAATCAATGAAGTTATGGAATGTGACAACCCTTAA
- the LOC106415963 gene encoding endoglucanase 21-like → MYGRHPLTGSLEINAAESITDDDRSRKMQELDRATLPPPLDATRRSWLLEPPQPKTKKYVDLGCILVSRKIFLWTLGTVLVTSFLAGSITMIVRHAPHHKQREPKPDNYTVALRKALMFFNAQKSGKLPEHNNVTWRGDSCLQDGKDQTGGFHKDLVGGYYDAGDATKFNFPMSYAMTMLSWSVIEYSAKYKAAGELDHVKELIKWGADYFLKTFNSSADTIDVMVEQVGSGHDDHYCWMRPEDIDTERIVTPCYDSCSHLGAEMAAALASASIVFKDNRVYSQKLVHGAKTLYKYADFVKDKNSKNQSREFYKSSLFWDELLWGGAWLYYATGNVTYLDHVTSHDMARKAGAFWNSPDYGVSSWDNKLPGAQLLLTRLRLFMSPGYPYEDILSTFHNQTGVVMCSYLPYFTRFYRTKGGLIQLNHGEPQPLQYAANAAFLAALYSDYLDAADTPGWYCGPDFYSTKVLRDFARSQIDYILGKNPQNMSYVVDFGQRYPRHVHHKGASIPKSVKKESCKGGWKWRDTKRDNPNIIVGAMVAGPEKHDGFHDLRSNYNYTEPTLAGNAGLVAALVALSGEETLESIDKNTIFSAVPPLTPATPPPPAPWTP, encoded by the exons ATGTACGGACGACACCCATTGACTGGTTCTCTAGAGATCAATGCAGCTGAGTCCATCACAGACGACGATCGCAGCCGAAAGATGCAAGAACTCGACCGTGCCACTCTTCCTCCTCCACTCGACGCGACGCGGCGGAGCTGGCTACTCGAACCACCACAGCCGAAGACAAAGAAGTACGTTGATCTCGGTTGTATACTAGTCAGCCGCAAGATCTTTCTTTGGACTCTCGGAACCGTTCTTGTAACCTCCTTTCTCGCTGGCTCCATAACCATGATCGTAAGGCACGCGCCGCACCACAAACAGAGGGAACCTAAACCTGACAACTACACTGTCGCTCTCCGTAAAGCTCTCATGTTCTTCAACGCTCAGAAAT CTGGGAAACTACCAGAGCACAATAACGTGACATGGAGGGGAGATTCATGTTTGCAAGACGGGAAAGACCAAACAGGAGGATTCCACAAAGATTTGGTTGGAGGCTACTATGATGCTGGAGATGCAACCAAGTTCAACTTCCCAATGTCTTACGCTATGACCATGTTGAGCTGGAGTGTGATTGAATACAGTGCAAAATACAAAGCTGCAGGGGAGCTAGACCATGTCAAAGAACTCATTAAATGGGGAGCTGACTATTTTCTCAAGACTTTCAACAGTAGTGCTGATACAATCGACGTGATGGTGGAACAGGTAGGATCCGGACATGATGACCATTACTGCTGGATGCGTCCTGAGGACATTGATACCGAAAGGATTGTAACTCCGTGTTATGATTCCTGCTCTCATCTTGGTGCAGAGATGGCTGCTGCTTTGGCTTCTGCGTCCATTGTTTTCAAAGACAACAGGGTCTATTCTCAAAAGCTTGTTCATGGAGCTAAGACGCTTTATAAGTATGCAGACTTTGTTAAAGATAAGAACAGTAAAAATCAGTCTCGTGAATTCTACAAGTCAAGCCTGTTTTGGGATGAACTCTTATGGGGTGGAGCTTGGTTGTATTACGCTACTGGAAATGTAACATATCTTGATCATGTTACCAGTCATGATATGGCTAGGAAAGCTGGTGCTTTCTGGAATAGCCCTGACTATGGAGTATCTAGCTGGGATAACAAGCTTCCCGGAGCTCAG TTGTTGTTGACGCGATTGAGGCTGTTTATGAGCCCTGGATATCCATATGAAGACATCTTGAGCACCTTTCACAATCAAACAGGAGTAGTTATGTGCTCTTACTTACCCTATTTCACAAGATTCTACAGAACCAAGG GAGGTTTAATCCAGCTGAACCATGGAGAACCACAGCCTCTTCAATATGCTGCAAACGCAGCTTTCTTGGCGGCGCTTTACAGTGATTATCTAGATGCTGCTGATACTCCTGGATGGTATTGTGGTCCTGACTTCTATTCTACTAAAGTCCTACGAGACTTTGCCAGATCTCAG ATTGATTACATACTTGGTAAGAACCCTCAGAATATGAGTTATGTTGTGGATTTTGGACAGCGTTACCCGAGACATGTACATCACAAAGGAGCTTCAATACCGAAAAGCGTAAAGAAAGAAAGCTGCAAAGGTGGATGGAAATGGAGAGACACCAAAAGAGATAATCCAAACATCATTGTAGGAGCAATGGTTGCTGGACCTGAAAAGCATGATGGGTTCCATGACCTTCGCTCAAACTACAACTACACAGAACCAACTCTAGCCGGTAATGCCGGTCTGGTCGCAGCTCTGGTGGCTTTATCAGGAGAAGAGACGTTAGAATCTATTGACAAAAACACTATATTCTCTGCGGTACCTCCTTTAACACCAGCCACACCACCTCCTCCAGCACCATGGACAccttag
- the LOC106441869 gene encoding uncharacterized protein LOC106441869, with protein MKVMKAVKKLKFWSRKKKKHKQASSSSQPHQCYCEYSSSAVSAPLLEPTAPPLSFWFDETQRLYAPETSSASPWSTPLPQKQEEAIVEIKPLSQVSDLRINQSYQQYMVPNPSVGVPIIVEAAPAKRSSVGIFGCVIELSSNVFRCFFPCFSRH; from the coding sequence ATGAAGGTTATGAAAGCAGTGAAGAAGCTCAAGTTCTggtcaagaaagaagaagaaacacaagcaagcttcctcatcctctcagccacaccaatGCTATTGTGAGTACTCCTCCTCCGCAGTGTCAGCTCCTCTTCTTGAGCCAACAGCACCTCCTCTCTCGTTTTGGTTCGATGAAACTCAGCGTCTTTATGCTCCAGAGACATCATCAGCATCTCCTTGGAGTACTCCGTTGCCTCAGAAACAAGAAGAAGCCATCGTCGAGATAAAACCCTTGTCTCAAGTGTCTGATCTTCGCATCAATCAGTCTTATCAGCAGTACATGGTCCCGAATCCAAGTGTTGGTGTTCCCATCATCGTAGAAGCAGCTCCAGCCAAAAGATCATCAGTGGGAATATTCGGTTGTGTTATCGAGCTAAGCTCAAATGTATTTCGTTGTTTCTTCCCTTGTTTTAGCCGCCATTAA
- the LOC106420640 gene encoding meiosis-specific protein ASY2-like, which translates to MASGNRLSREEKGKDIATSPSPARDADGGPLEDFDIIHRDALRDTENMSLSQRLLVADAHRQFREEIEENVEDEDREASGSEAPSLVVRPRRRARRRGRIDQSGRLPAPRSVPFYEVDCRPVIYHPGGIFEELPSLPPEALRDPRVQSWGNVFSSCSSNETVKRLLRESGGAGVTFLIPSTDQRPWSPPVGYQCVYESYFKDQTKLWFPIPRLITSYAFRRDIAISQLLNGSLRIAVMLMVMAAEMDVSMSVRVFEELTFTKAEPNGIFSVKMRASYNVLTGHPNKTQDWQRAYFFIKSDEHAFEEPPGDDYRVLWNQQLVRHPNTIAYPEKFFETAQLIATHSHLRWPDLSREWIRRQQARIARVDWESRLPCVLGPRKSRLSLFTRKQQKLLNQARKMEGVPDLSALLKGKLQMLSTKSSSAGASEVRPVSTDGDVNPEPPAQSSPKRKTNRAKAKNRSVPLEEAQPSADVSEIAAKKKKKKESKKRSREETSVGAMETPTAAGNDGAERNDPADSTRGSPEERPKKKLKKKSAEGDGTSAPEIPSRSGEPATEVGDGSRDESPSSKGAPSSSARETGAGSGGSLPRKAGGGVHFPDHVEFLYDEATPLVLNPLPCAELTRQIRGGTKELPPVDDLYFKKEYIDAAMAGRRSDGSMNYLVEKYDSTLKQTMVQLGASDKLARTRLGVIERLRAENKKASDKAAKEKEVLRVKFEELEDKLKSDRLAKKDALREKTRLE; encoded by the exons ATGGCTTCAGGGAATCGGCTATCGCGCGAGGAAAAAGGGAAAGATATAGCTACTTCGCCAAGCCCGGCTAGGGATGCGGACGGGGGTCCGTTGGAGGATTTCGACATAATCCATCGTGATGCTCTGCGGGATACGGAGAACATGAGCCTTTCCCAGCGCCTTCTGGTCGCTGATGCCCATAGACAGTTTCGCGAAGAAATCGAAGAAAACGTTGAGGACGAGGATAGAGAGGCGAGTGGTTCTGAAGCGCCTAGCCTTGTCGTAAGACCTAGGAGACGGGCTCGTCGGAGGGGTCGTATCGACCAGTCAGGCCGTCTCCCTGCTCCGAGAAGTGTTCCGTTCTACGAAGTAGACTGTCGTCCTGTGATATATCACCCTGGTGGGATTTTCGAAGAACTACCTTCGCTGCCTCCCGAAGCGTTACGCGACCCGCGAGTTCAATCGTGGGGGAACGTTTTCAGTTCCTGTTCTTCCAACGAGACCGTGAAGAGATTGCTAAGAGAGAGTGGTGGCGCTGGAGTCACCTTCCTCATTCCGTCAACCGATCAGCGGCCGTGGTCGCCACCGGTTGGTTACCAGTGCGTGTATGAATCTTACTTCAAGGATCAGACGAAGCTCTGGTTCCCAATCCCCAGACTGATCACGTCTTACGCATTTCGTCGGGATATTGCCATTTCTCAGCTGCTGAACGGGTCGCTGCGCATAGCCGTCATGTTGATGGTTATGGCAGCGGAGATGGATGTTTCGATGAGCGTGAGGGTGTTTGAGGAGCTGACTTTCACGAAGGCGGAGCCTAACGGGATCTTCTCGGTAAAGATGAGAGCGAGTTACAACGTTTTGACTGGTCATCCCAACAAGACGCAGGATTGGCAACGCGCTTACTTCTTCATTAAGTCCGACGAGCATGCCTTCGAGGAGCCGCCGGGGGACGATTATCGCGTTTTATGGAATCAGCAACTTG TTCGTCATCCCAATACAATTGCCTATCCAGAGAAATTCTTCGAAACTGCTCAACTGATCGCGACGCATAGTCATCTCAGGTGGCCGGATCTTAGTCGGGAGTGGATACGTCGGCAACAAGCTAGGATCGCCAGAG TTGATTGGGAATCGAGACTTCCTTGTGTACTCGGTCCCCGCAAATCACGTCTCTCCCTATTTACTCGGAAGCAACAAAAACTCCTTAACCAAGCTAGAAAGATGGAGGGAGTTCCCGACTTAAGTGCCCTGTTGAAAGGGAAGCTTCAAATGCTCTCGACGAAATCGTCTTCTGCCGGTGCCTCAGAAGTCAGGCCTGTTTCCACAGATGGAGATGTGAACCCTGAGCCGCCAGCTCAGAGTTCCCCAAAGAGGAAGACCAATAGGGCCAAGGCCAAGAACAGGAGTGTCCCTTTGGAAGAGGCACAACCTTCTGCCGATGTCTCTGAAATCGcggctaagaagaagaagaaaaaggagagCAAGAAAAGGTCTCGTGAAGAGACTTCTGTTGGGGCTATGGAGACTCCAACTGCCGCAGGGAATGATGGTGCGGAAAGAAACGATCCGGCCGATTCTACTCGGGGATCGCCTGAGGAGCGTCCCAAGaagaaactgaagaagaagtCAGCGGAAGGCGATGGGACTTCTGCTCCCGAGATTCCTTCTAGAAGTGGGGAACCAGCTACCGAAGTCGGAGATGGCTCACGGGATGAATCTCCGTCGAGTAAGGGAGCCCCTTCGTCTTCTGCGAGGGAGACTGGTGCGGGAAGCGGAGGTTCGCTTCCGCGGAAGGCGGGAGGAGGAGTTCACTTCCCGGATCACGTAGAATTCCTTTACGATGAGGCGACTCCGTTGGTTCTGAATCCACTTCCGTGTGCTGAACTGACTCGTCAGATTCGTGGCGGGACCAAAGAGTTGCCGCCGGTCGACGACTTATACTTCAAAAAGGAGTACATTGACGCGGCTATGGCGGGCAGACGG AGTGACGGGAGCATGAACTATCTCGTGGAGAAGTACGACAGCACCTTGAAGCAGACGATGGTCCAGCTGGGCGCCTCGGATAAACTCGCACGGACCAGATTGGGCGTGATCGAGAGGTTACGCGCCGAGAACAAAAAGGCCAGCGACAAAGCGGCCAAAGAGAAAGAGGTCCTCCGAGTTAAGTTCGAGGAGCTGGAAGACAAGCTGAAGTCTGACCGTCTTGCGAAGAAGGACGCTCTCCGCGAGAAAACTCGCTTAGAGTGA
- the LOC111214162 gene encoding uncharacterized protein LOC111214162, with the protein MISFHLSVFLLLYILIFFPSSNLQTSATADDDETGVEIAMRVVRFAKGLSAVTMLSLVPKLRKVWILKCVINLKLLVRFKVFALGKKLQVEMMKLLHLFITSSKPVMDILLITTVGFYITLDGVNLLGHGAHKYLNNGRKCSSHFFKNHCSSHF; encoded by the exons ATGATTTCGTTTCATCTCTCTGTTTTCCtccttctttatatactgatcTTCTTTCCTTCCTCAAATCTCCAAACAAGCGCAACAGCTGATGACGATGAAACTGGAGTTGAGATTGCCATGAGGGTGGTTAGATTCGCCAAGGGCTTGAGCGCTGTGACGATGTTGAGTTTAGTCCCGAAG CTTCGTAAGGTATGGATTTTGAAATGTGTAATAAATTTGAAGCTTCTGGTACGGTTTAAG GTATTCGCTTTAGGGAAAAAATTGCAAGTAGAGATGATGAAGCTTTTGCATCTGTTCATAACTTCATCAAAACCAGTGATGGATATTCTACTGATAACGACAGTTGGATTTTATATCACTCTTGATGGAGTCAATCTTCTTGGTCATGGTGCTCACAAATATTTGAACAAC GGCCGTAAGTGTTCTTCTCACTTCTTCAAAAATCACTGTTCTTCTCACTTCTAG
- the LOC106415583 gene encoding squamous cell carcinoma antigen recognized by T-cells 3, with product MDDTELLVSSDQKMEDASTVNPTPAQTITPSSDDSGESDSDSEDEAESNHQIEALESELSANPYNYDAYVQYITLLRKTANLEKLREAREAMSAMFPLSPSLWLEWARDEASLASSDNVPEIVKLYERGLSDYQSVSLWCDYLNFLREFDPSVHGYTPDGVSKMRNLFERAIPAAGFHVTEGNRIWEGYREFEQGILDTIDKADLEERNKQIQRIRSIFHRHLSVPLKDLSSTLTTYKAWELEQGTDLDIGSDDLSKVSPQVAVANKEALQMYSERAHLEENISKKDLSDTEKFQHFMSYIKFEQTSGDPTRVQAIYERAVAEFPVSSDLWIDYTSYLDKTLKVGKAITHAYSRATRSCPWTGDLWTRYLLALERGSASEKDIYDVFEKSLQCTFSSFEEYLELYLTRVDGLRRRMISTSMVETLDYSLIRETFQQASDYLTPQMQNTDSLVRLHAYWANLELNIGKDLAGARGVWDSFLKKSGGMLAAWHAYIDMEVRLGHVKEARSIYRRCYTRKFDGTGSEDICHGWLRFEREHGALEDFDHAVQKVTPRLEELQLIRLQQESAPVKPSAGVKEHNPQKSTREKRKAGPNVEEESSAKRQKSKGQKMNDEEAEGKTATVPNKISKSETEKAADSKREESEGAKPVKPKIFTDECTAFLSNLSPKAQEEDIRKFFSDVGGVASIRILHDKGTGKPRGLAYVDFVDDEHLAAAIAKNRKMLLGKKISIARSNPKKGKKDFTRRGNEGSGNSKDTSQVSDKAKASLDGETEGEKRGNEVEVRGKNTFAIPRTVKALGFTTPKPIAVDETPKSNDEFRNMFLKK from the exons aTGGATGACACTGAGCTACTCGTTAGCAGCGATCAGAAGATGGAAGACGCTTCAACCGTAAACCCTACCCCTGCCCAAACCATCACACCCTCGTCGGATGATTCCGGCGAGTCCGATTCCGATTCAGAGGACGAGGCCGAGTCGAATCACCAGATTGAAGCCCTCGAGTCGGAGCTCTCCGCCAATCCTTACAACTACGATGCTTATGTCCAA TATATAACGCTTCTGAGGAAAACAGCGAACCTTGAGAAGCTAAGAGAAGCAAGAGAAGCTATGAGTGCTATGTTTCCGTTGAGTCCTTCTTTGTGGCTTGAGTGGGCACGGGATGAGGCGTCTTTAGCGTCTAG TGATAATGTGCCTGAAATTGTGAAGCTTTACGAACGGGGACTTTCTGATTATCAG TCTGTATCTCTTTGGTGTGACTACCTGAACTTCTTGCGTGAGTTTGATCCATCCGTACATGGGTATACACCTGATGGAGTCTCAAAGATGAGGAATCTTTTTGAACGTGCTATTCCGGCTGCGGGATTCCATGTTACTGAAGGCAATAGAATATGGGAAGGATATAGAGAGTTTGAGCAAGGCATCTTAGACACTATTGACAAGGCTGACCTTGAG GAAAGGAATAAACAGATACAAAGGATTCGGAGCATATTTCACCGTCACCTGTCTGTTCCGCTGAAAGATTTGAGCTCCACGCTTACTACATATAAGGCTTGGGAGTTGGAACAGGGCACTGACCTTGATATTGGATCTGATGATTTGAGTAAGGTTTCTCCCCAGGTTGCTGTTGCAAACAAGGAGGCACTACAGATGTATAGTGAACGTGCCCATCTTGAAGAGAACATATCCAAGAAAGATTTATCCGACACGGAAAAGTTTCAGCATTTCATG AGTTACATTAAGTTTGAGCAGACGTCTGGAGATCCTACCCGAGTTCAAGCTATATATGAACGTGCTGTGGCTGAATTCCCGGTTTCAAGTGACTTGTGGATAGACTACACCAGCTATCTTGATAAAACTTTGAAG GTTGGAAAAGCTATAACGCATGCTTATTCTAGGGCGACTAGAAGTTGCCCTTGGACTGGAGATCTTTGGACTCGTTATTTGCTTGCTTTAGAGCGTGGTTCTGCATCTGAAAAAGATATTTATGAT GTCTTTGAGAAGTCATTGCAGTGCACATTTTCCTCTTTTGAGGAG TACCTGGAATTATACCTCACTCGAGTAGATGGTCTGAGAAGGAGAATGATTTCAACTTCGATGGTGGAGACTTTGGATTATTCTCTAATAAGAGAAACTTTTCAG CAAGCATCTGATTATCTAACGCCTCAGATGCAAAATACAGACAGTTTGGTGCGTTTACATGCTTACTGGGCTAACTTGGAACTGAATATTGGAAAAGATCTAGCTGGAGCAAGAGGTGTTTGGGACAGCTTTCTGAAAAAGAG TGGTGGGATGCTAGCAGCCTGGCATGCATATATCGATATGGAAGTACGTTTGGGGCATGTAAAGGAAGCAAGATCTATTTACCGGAGGTGCTATACAAGAAAATTTGATGGGACTGGCTCAGAA GATATATGCCATGGATGGTTGCGCTTTGAAAGGGAGCATGGAGCTTTGGAAGATTTTGACCATGCAGTACAAAAG GTAACACCCCGCTTGGAAGAGCTACAACTGATAAGGCTACAACAAGAGTCTGCACCTGTCAAACCGTCAGCCGGCGTAAAAGAGCATAACCCACAAAAGAGTACACGTGAAAAGAGAAAAGCTGGACCGAATGTAGAAGAAGAGTCTTCTGCTAAGCGGCAAAAGAGTAAAGGTCAAAAGATGAATGACGAGGAAGCAGAAGGTAAGACTGCAACTGTACCAAACAAAATAAGTAAGTCAGAGACTGAAAAAGCAGCTGATTCAAAGAGAGAAGAGTCAGAAGGCGCTAAACCAGTGAAGCCGAAAATCTTTACAGACGAGTGTACAGCTTTTCTTTCAAATCTCAGTCCTAAG GCGCAAGAGGAAGATATACGCAAGTTCTTTAGCGATGTTGGTGGTGTTGCTTCCATTCGCATTCTCCATGACAAAGGCACTGGAAAACCAAGG GGACTGGCATACGTTGACTTTGTGGATGATGAGCACCTTGCAGCAGCTATAGCAAAGAACAGAAAGATGTTACTTGGTAAGAAGATCAGTATAGCACGGTCAAATCCAAAGAAGGGTAAAAAAGATTTCACTCGGCGTGGAAATG AAGGTTCGGGGAATTCAAAGGACACATCCCAGGTTTCTGACAAGGCGAAAGCATCTCTTGATGGCGAAACAGAGGGTGAAAAGCGAGGAAATGAAGTGGAGGTGAGGGGTAAGAACACGTTCGCCATCCCACGAACTGTTAAAGCACTCGGCTTCACGACACCCAAACCCATCGCAGTAGATGAGACGCCAAAATCAAATGACGAGTTCAGGAATATGTTCCTTAAAAAGTAA